The genomic window CCGGGACCGCAGATGTAGATGACGTCGAGGTCCTGTTCTTTGATGACCCGGTTCAGATGGACGTAGATGAAATTGAGGCCGGGCGTAGTCCCCCAATGCCCCAGGAGGCGGGGCTTGATGTGCTCGATCTTGAGCGGTTTTTTCAGCAGCGGGTTGTCGAGCAGATAGATCTGACCGACGGACAGGTAGTTGGCCGCCCGCCAATAGCGATGGATCTTCTCGATGATGTCCTTCGATGCATGCGTCATGAAGTCTCCTCTTCAAAAGGGTGGTCCGATGAACGCTCACATTTACATCCATCCAATCGTGGTTTACAGGGGCCGCGCAGAACCCAAAACAGGGAATTTCCTTATTCGGAAACGAATAGAATACCCGTACCGTATGGTTCGTATGGCACAAGAGGACCATCGTGTACGGATCGGCCGGACGCTTCTTGCCCTGGTCTGCTGGGCGGTCGTTCTCAGCGCTCTCTATGTGCTCAGCCGGCATGGGTTCCTGCTTTTCCACAGCTTGGTCGAGATCGCCAGCGTCAGCGTCGCGTTCGCCATTTTCCTGATCGTCTGGAACAGCCGGGAGTTCATGCAGAACGGCTATATGCTCTTTCTCGGTGCGGCGTTCCTCTTCGTCGGCGCGCTCGACCTGATCCACACGCTTGCGTACAAGGGGATGGGGGTCTTTCCCGGTCACGGAGTCAACCTGCCGACGCAGCTCTGGATCGTCGCACGGTATGTCGAGAGCCTGTCGTTTCTGATCGCCCCGGTCTTCCTTCGACGCCGATACAACATCGGATGGGTTCTTTTGGCCTATGCGGTGCTTTCGTGTCTCATCTTGCTGTCGATCTTCGGGGGACTCTTTCCGGCCTGCTACGACGACATCGGCAACCGACTGACACCGTTTAAGGAAATCAGCGAGTTCATCATTATCGGAATTCTCCTGGCCGCTTTGCTCGCGCTGTTCATGGATCGTGCCGCGTTTGATCCGCGGGTTCTGAAGTACATCAGTTTCTCGATTTTCGTGACGATACTGTCCGAGTTTATGTTCACCCGGTATACGAGTCCTTACGAAGGGACCAATGCCGTCGGCCATCTGCTGAAGATCGTCGCGTTCTACTTCGTCTATAAGGCCCTGGTCGAGATCGGCCTGCGGGAGCCGTACAATCTGCTCTACCGTGAGTTGAAACAGCGCCAGATCGATCTCCAGGAAGCCCACGACGATCTGGAAGCCAGAGTTCGGCAGCGCACCGTCGAGTTGTCGCAGACGGTGGAGACCCTTCAAGGCGAGGCACAGGCGCGGATGCGGGCCGAGGAGAAGATTCTCGCCGATCAGGTGCAGCTCCGAGCCCTGACCGCCCAACTGCTCCGCGTCGAGGACCAGGAACGGCGCGCCATCGCCACGGAATTGCACGACTCGGTCGGCCAGATCCTGGCGTTCATCAAGATCGAGATGGGAGAGCTGCGCCGGGCCCAGCTTCCCGCCAGGCTCGCGCAGACCGTCCACCACGTCCGCGAGCAGGTCGATGAGGCGATCCAACAGACGCGAACGCTGACGTTCGAGATCAGTCCGCCGGAACTGTATACGCTCGGTCTGGAGTCCGCTCTGGAGGAATTGACGCAGCGGTTCAGTCAGGAGCGTCAGATCGAGTGCACCATACAGGATACGGACGATCCCAAGCCGCTGAGCGATCAGATGAAGACGTTGCTCTATCGCTCCGTCCGCGAGCTCCTGGTCAACGCGGCCAAACACGCCAGGGCCACCGGCGTACGTGTCACCGTGGATCGAGTCGATCAGGACATTCGAATCATCGTGGAAGACAACGGCATCGGTTTCGACACGTCTGACCTCGAAAACCCCTCTCCGCACAGGACCGCAGGGTTCGGGCTCTTCAGCATCCGGGAAAGGTTGACACACATGGGTGGCGCCGTGTATATTCAGTCTGATCGTGCGAAAGGAACGAAAGTGGTGCTGAGGGCGCCTCTGGAAGACGCCGGTCGCCAATAGGAGTGCGAGAAGATGAGAATTCGGATTATCATTGCCGACGATCATACCATCGTCCGTCACGGACTGACCAGACTGCTTCAGCAGGACAGCGACGTCGAGGTCGTTGCCCAAGCCCAAAACGGACACGCCACCGTGGAGCTCGCCAGAGAGCTGTCGCCCGACATCGTCGTGATGGACGTTGGCATGCCCGACCTCAACGGGATCGATGCGACGCAGCAGATTCTGCGTGAGAACTCCAAGATCAAGGTCCTGGCCCTGTCCATGCACTCCGGGCGCAAATTCGTGGTGGCCATGCTCAAGGCGGGCGCATCAGGATACCTGTTGAAGGACTGTGCGCTGGAGGAACTGACGACCGCTCTACAGACCATCATGTCCGGCAAGATCTATCTGAGTCCCGCGATCACCGATATCGTCGTTGACAGCTATGTGCGCCAGCCGGCGGAATCCGAGAAGTCGGCGTTCTCCGTCCTCTCACAACGTGAGAGGGAAGTGCTTCAACTCATGGCCGAGGGCAACACGACCAAGCAGATCGCGTTGCATCTGCACATCAGCCCCAAGACCGTCGAAGGCCATCGCCTCCGCCTCATGTCGAAACTGGACATCGACAACGTCGCCCAGTTGACCAAGTACGCCATCCAGGAAGGGCTGACGTCGGCCGAGCTATAGATGGGTGGCTTCTCGCACGGCGGGCATCGTGGATCGACGATCTCACGCCTCTTCGAGCACCTTGTAGCCCATTGCGTCGGCCAGCGCGAAGATCGGTTCTTTCAGATCGCCGTAGCAGGTGACCCGGTGCCAGCTCCATTGGTCCCACTGTGTGAACAACTTCTCGATGTCCCCGACCGGCTCGACGGCCAGTTTGGTCCGGCACGCCCGGTCGTCTGGATCGTTCTGAACCGCTTTGCCCTGATGGAAGAGGATCTCCTGGCGCGACTGCTCCATCTCGACGGTCGTGGTCATATATCCGAGCGGCAGAACCGATCGCAGCGACGCCCCCTGGCGGTCCTCCGAGTGGGTCATGATCGCGAACGGGTTCGTCGCACCCTCGGGCCCGAAGACCCTGTTCGAGGCGACGCAGTGGGCGTAAATGATCTGGCGCTTGGCCGTGTCGATGACCGGGTCGGAGATGTATCCCGGTCGGCCCTGCGTCAACGCCGTCAGCATGACCATTGTTGCGGTCGAACGGACATCGCATTCGCAGGCCCCGATCAGTCCTTCATTGCACAACTCATGGAAGCCCAGGCACGGGTAGGCGTGGATGTGTCCGCCGTAGAAGCCGCCCAGGCAGTTGATCGTGATCGCGTTGGCCCTGTGCCTCCTCAGCACCGACTTCATGCCCAGGTACATCGCCGCCGAGGTCTCCAGGGTCTCACGCGACACGTCGATCACCTCCGTGGCGCTGCGCTGCCAGCGATCGGCCACAGCGCGGGATTCATCCTTGTCGGCGGTCTTCCAGGCTTCGTTGACTTCTGCGAACGAGACGCGCTCCATTGGGATGCCGGAGACGGGCTCGGCCGGTCCGGATTCCTGGTCGCGCACGGCCAGGATTTTCGAGGTCTTCATCGCCGCGATGCACTCGGCCGACGAAAGTGTCTTGACGGCATCCGGGTTGCAGGACAGATCGCCCGCCTTGGGTGTCGTGGACGTCCGCGCGCGTGCCGTGGCGGCAACGAACTCGGCAGGCGAGCCGCCCTTGCCGACGACGCCGAAGCACTTGACGGCCTCGACCAGATCTTCCATCCGCGACGACGATACGAACCCAACGTTCGGGGTACCACTTCGCAGGAACGCCGCCGTGTAGACCAGAAAGCCGCCGCTGCCGCCGTACTGGAAATCAACGTACAGGGTCGGCTTGCCTGATGTCGCGAGGGTCTGCACGACGCGGTTCCAGCAATTCAATTGGCAAACGACATACCCGTCGATTGTGCCCTTGTCTTCGTCGAGAATCTTCTGGGCCTGCTCCGGACCGGTTGCCATTGAGGCGACGAACCGCAGGTCGGGGCACTGCTTTGTCAGTGTCGTTGTGGTCCGCTCCATCACCGGTCGGAAATCGAAGCCGACGTTCGGCCAGTCCGGGCCCGGCTGCACCGGAGCGTGCAGCGCATAGACGATGCGAATCCGCATCGTGCGGCCCTGAGCGGCGCGTGTCGCGCGAGGGGCCGTCAAGACCCCGGCCGCACCGAGACAGGCACCGCAACCGGCGGCCAGGAACCGGCGACGGCTCAATCCACAGCATGCACATCCCACTGGAAGTCTCTGCGTACCCATGACGATCCTCCCGCTAATCTGGTTCACCAGGAGCCGGGGACAACCCCACAAGCCGATGCCGGAGATTATCACGCGCCGGGCGAGGCAGCGTCAATGCTGCATATCGTGAAAGCCTTTCTGCGGGCCTTTTTGCCACGGTTCCACGCAAAAACGAACCATTGAGGACGGCATAGGGTATAATCGAACATTGCGTCCGGAGACGTACTCCGGTCCCCGGGTAGGGTATGTGGCGGTAAGGTGGGGCAGTGATTCCATGACAACAGGGCATACCGAGAAGCGGCCGCACGTGGTGTTCTGTAGCTGCGCCTACTACGAGACCATCCCGCAAGCCGTGAAGGAGCGCGTCTTTACATCTTTGCGCGACGCGGGTATCGCCGTGGAAGCCGTAGCCGATCTGTGCGGCATGGCCGCTGGTCGGCATCCGAGACTGCGGCACTGGGCCCGGGCCGAGCCCCTGGTCGTCGTGGCCTGTTTTCCACGGGCGGTCCGGTGGCTGTTCGAGGCTGCGGGCACCCCGCTGAACCCCGAACGGACGCGGCTGTTCAACATGCGAACCCAATCCCCCGAGGAGATTGCGCGGGAATTGATGAAGGATGATGGATCATGGATGATTGAAGAGAAGTCCGCCCCTTCGGCCCCCAATCATCAATCATCAATCGAAAACCATCAATCGGATTGGGTGCCGTGGTTCCCTGTGATCGACTACGACCGATGCGCCAACTGCAAGCAGTGCATGAACTTCTGCCTGTTTGGCGTATATGGACTGTCCGATGGAGGACGCGTGGAGGTGCAAAACCCGGCCGGCTGCAAGACGAACTGCCCGGCCTGCGCGCGGATGTGTCCGAGAAGTGCGATCATCTTCCCCAAGTATGCCGATTCCCCTATCAACGGTGATGATGCCCCGCCGCCGGCCGAGGTGCCACAGGAATCGGCCCCGGACCTGCGCAGCCTACTGCGAGGGGATGTTTACGACAGGATTCGCCGGCGCGCTCCGGGGCAGAAGCGATTTTCGACCGATGCGCCGGACAGCGTACCGGCCGGGCCGTGTCCCACGATCGATGCGCTGCGGCGCGACCTTGATATCCCCGACGACGTCCTGGCCTCGTTGTCCGGCGCGGAATTGCAGCGCCTCCGCTCTCAGGCGCGCACCCCGGAGGCCGGAGACGGCGACAAGAAAGAGAGCCGCAATGCCTGAATCCCGACTCAGACCGGCGGTCGTCCTCGTCGCCGACCGGTCACTCAGCGCCGATTATCGCATCCTCTTCGACGGCATGTTCGCCACGATGCAGATGACCCAGGTGCCCGAGATCTTCATGCGTCGCTTCCTCGCCCCTGCCGTGCCGACAGACGCCGACGGGCGCGCCCGAACGGTCCCCTTGGGACTGCGGCGGGTCGAATCGGCGCTGCTCAAGTACACGACTCTGGAACCGGACGATGTGGTCTGCACGACGCCGGAGCGACTGGGCGATGTGATCGGTCCGTGGGTGAAGGTCGTGGGTTTCAGCTCCAGCGATCCGCTCGGGATGGGCATGAGCAATACGACGACCGCCAACTTCTGGAAGGGCGAACTCTACACCCGGCGATGGACACGTCAGACCCTCGAACAACTGACGGCGCTGAAGCGCCGGCACGGTTTCAAGATCGTCGTCGGCGGCGCAGGAGCCTGGCAGTGGATCGTCCATGCGGACAAGCGACCCGACGTCGATATCGACGTGGTCTTCCAGGGCTATTTCGAGGCCTCGGGGCCCGAGCTGTTCACCGAACTGCTGAACGGCCGCCTGCCTGGGCATCACGTGGTCGAAGCGGACATCGGCGCCGATCGCATCCAGCCGATTTGCGGTCCATCGCTGCTCGGGATTGTTGAGCTGTCACGCGGCTGCGGCAGGGGGTGCAAGTTCTGCGCGATGGCGCGCCACGGAATGAAGCACCTCGATCCCGACACGATTCTGGCCGACCTGCAAACCAACGTGGCCGGGGGCCTCAAGGCGGTGGTCAGCGGCAGCGAGGACTTCTTCCGCTATGGCGCGAAGGGGCTGCGTCCCGATTTTGAAAAGCTGTGCGGTCTGCTGGAACGGATGCGGCAGATCAAGGGGCTGTCGTTCATGCAGATCGACCACGCCAACGTGACATCGGTTCTGCAACTGACCGACGAGCAGCTTCGCGAGATTCGGCGTCTCTTGACCTGGGAGCGGCCGAGCGAGTATCTATGGGTGAATATGGGCGTCGAAAGCGCCAACGGGCATTTGGTGGCCGCCAACAGCCCGGGCAAGGTCGCGCCCTTCGATCCGGACGATTGGGGCCGGATGGTTCGCGAGACGGCGGACCGCACGACGCGTTGCGGGTTCTTTCCCGTCGTCAGTGTCCTGCTGGGCATGCCGGGCGAGACCCCGGACGACGTCACGGCGACCCTGGAACTGGTTCGGGACCTGGCGGCAAAGAACGCCGTGATCTTTCCCATTTTCTACGAGCCGATGGCCACAGGGGCGGAGGCCGACAAACAGCGATTCACGCTGGCGAAGATGACGCTCGAACACCTGGAGCTCTATCGGACCTGCTACGAGCAGAATTTCAAGATGGTCCCGAAGTTGTTCTGGGACAATCAGCGTGCTGGCGGCGTCTCGTGGGCCCGACGTGCGTTCATGCAGACCCTCGGACACGGCGAAGTGATGACCTGGCGACGGACCTTCAGGAGATTGCGAAGACAGATGGATCGTTCCATTTCGACAGTGGTGGAGAAGGAGCAGGTGTATGCCTCATGACCGTGTGACAACGGCCAGACCCGTCAGGCAGCCTCAGGACAACGTTCCACAGACGAAACAGCAGCGAGACGATTTGCTCGCGGTCATCCGTCAGTACGTCGAGGCGCATGGGCCGGTCCCGCCTCTGTCGATTGGTGAGCTGCGGGCCCACACGGAGGCCGTGCTCGAACAAGCCGGCATGGATCGCAAGTACACCGACTATGCGGCCGTTCTTGTCAACAACGAGGTCTGGCGCGAGACGGTGGCGGCTATTCCTTACGAGAAACGTCTGCTGCTTCTGCCCAAGTGCCTTCGCAGCAGCACGGAATGCCCGGCGAGCTTCGACGATCTGGGGTTGCTTTGCGAGCATTGCGGCCGATGCGCCATCGACGAGTTGAAGAGCCAGGCGGAGCAGTTGGGTTATGCCGTTCTGGTTGCCGAGGGTTCGCCCGTTGTGATGGGCCTGATCGAGACGGGACGTATCGAAGCGGTCGTGGGTGCCAGTTGCCTGTCGGTGCTGGAGCGGGTTTTTCCGTACATGGAGGCCGGAGCGGTCCCCGGCGTGGCGATTCCCCTCCTGCGAGACGGCTGCGCCGACACCAGTGTGGACCTCGATTGGGTCTGGGAAGCAATCTACCAGACGACGGACGATCAAACCAGGCGTCTCGACCTCGATGCGCTGCACGAGCAAGTCAACGCGTGGTTTTCCCAGGAAGCTCTCGCGCAGATGATCGCGCCGCAGCCCGACGAGACCGAGCAAGTGGCCCTGGATTGGATGGCCAAGGCGGGCAAACGCT from Anaerobaca lacustris includes these protein-coding regions:
- a CDS encoding sensor histidine kinase, with the translated sequence MAQEDHRVRIGRTLLALVCWAVVLSALYVLSRHGFLLFHSLVEIASVSVAFAIFLIVWNSREFMQNGYMLFLGAAFLFVGALDLIHTLAYKGMGVFPGHGVNLPTQLWIVARYVESLSFLIAPVFLRRRYNIGWVLLAYAVLSCLILLSIFGGLFPACYDDIGNRLTPFKEISEFIIIGILLAALLALFMDRAAFDPRVLKYISFSIFVTILSEFMFTRYTSPYEGTNAVGHLLKIVAFYFVYKALVEIGLREPYNLLYRELKQRQIDLQEAHDDLEARVRQRTVELSQTVETLQGEAQARMRAEEKILADQVQLRALTAQLLRVEDQERRAIATELHDSVGQILAFIKIEMGELRRAQLPARLAQTVHHVREQVDEAIQQTRTLTFEISPPELYTLGLESALEELTQRFSQERQIECTIQDTDDPKPLSDQMKTLLYRSVRELLVNAAKHARATGVRVTVDRVDQDIRIIVEDNGIGFDTSDLENPSPHRTAGFGLFSIRERLTHMGGAVYIQSDRAKGTKVVLRAPLEDAGRQ
- a CDS encoding response regulator transcription factor; amino-acid sequence: MRIRIIIADDHTIVRHGLTRLLQQDSDVEVVAQAQNGHATVELARELSPDIVVMDVGMPDLNGIDATQQILRENSKIKVLALSMHSGRKFVVAMLKAGASGYLLKDCALEELTTALQTIMSGKIYLSPAITDIVVDSYVRQPAESEKSAFSVLSQREREVLQLMAEGNTTKQIALHLHISPKTVEGHRLRLMSKLDIDNVAQLTKYAIQEGLTSAEL
- a CDS encoding ferredoxin family protein produces the protein MTTGHTEKRPHVVFCSCAYYETIPQAVKERVFTSLRDAGIAVEAVADLCGMAAGRHPRLRHWARAEPLVVVACFPRAVRWLFEAAGTPLNPERTRLFNMRTQSPEEIARELMKDDGSWMIEEKSAPSAPNHQSSIENHQSDWVPWFPVIDYDRCANCKQCMNFCLFGVYGLSDGGRVEVQNPAGCKTNCPACARMCPRSAIIFPKYADSPINGDDAPPPAEVPQESAPDLRSLLRGDVYDRIRRRAPGQKRFSTDAPDSVPAGPCPTIDALRRDLDIPDDVLASLSGAELQRLRSQARTPEAGDGDKKESRNA
- a CDS encoding B12-binding domain-containing radical SAM protein — its product is MPESRLRPAVVLVADRSLSADYRILFDGMFATMQMTQVPEIFMRRFLAPAVPTDADGRARTVPLGLRRVESALLKYTTLEPDDVVCTTPERLGDVIGPWVKVVGFSSSDPLGMGMSNTTTANFWKGELYTRRWTRQTLEQLTALKRRHGFKIVVGGAGAWQWIVHADKRPDVDIDVVFQGYFEASGPELFTELLNGRLPGHHVVEADIGADRIQPICGPSLLGIVELSRGCGRGCKFCAMARHGMKHLDPDTILADLQTNVAGGLKAVVSGSEDFFRYGAKGLRPDFEKLCGLLERMRQIKGLSFMQIDHANVTSVLQLTDEQLREIRRLLTWERPSEYLWVNMGVESANGHLVAANSPGKVAPFDPDDWGRMVRETADRTTRCGFFPVVSVLLGMPGETPDDVTATLELVRDLAAKNAVIFPIFYEPMATGAEADKQRFTLAKMTLEHLELYRTCYEQNFKMVPKLFWDNQRAGGVSWARRAFMQTLGHGEVMTWRRTFRRLRRQMDRSISTVVEKEQVYAS